GCTGAAGTTGAAAGTGCTTTGACTGGGCATCACGATATTGCGGAAGCTGTTGTAATAGGTATACCGGATAAGATTAAGGGAGAAGTTGCGAAGGCTTTTGTTACACTTCTTTATGACGCAGAAGAGTCTGATGAGTTGCACAAAGAGTTGATAGATCATATTCACCGCGAGCTTGGAACAATCGTTGTGGTTAAAAGCATTGAATTCTGTGACGAGCTGCCAAAGACCTCCAGCGGAAAAGTAAAGCGGATGGCCTTAAAAGAAAGGGAAGAGTTGTAGAAATCTCGGGAGACTTATGCCTTTTTAGTTTGGTTGTTAATATTTAATAAAACGCAAAACACCCCTGAATTTATATTTCAGGGGTGTTTTTGTGTGAGATATATGTGTAATTTTAGCGGGATAACATCGCACGAAGGATATCTGCGCATCCTTCTGCTTCATGAGCCATTTCGCTAAGGCAATCTACAAAGTGCATAAGCTGGTAAATATCTTTAAAATCCATATCTGAGTTATAGATTTTGCGTGTTAAATCTTTTCTTAATTCAACCGCTTTTGCATAATGTTTGCGGACTTTTCTAATTTTTCTTTTGGTACTTTCACGGTCAAGGGAAGTTCCGTTGTGAAGCCCGATAGTCGACTTAAGAGCCGGTCCTAAACGCATTGTAGTATCATTTACTTCAGAAAGGAGAATAATCAAATCTTTCTGGTAGTTTTCAGGAATACTTACTTTGCGCATGGCAAGCCACTGAAGAGCCTCCTGTGCGTTGTCGAGGATGTTATCCTGACTGCGTGTGTAGTTAAAGAACAAG
Above is a genomic segment from Desulfovibrio sp. UCD-KL4C containing:
- a CDS encoding DUF47 domain-containing protein, which produces MRFRLPFLDLIVSKNPMDGLTKHYNKIAECIQIINDSVECYVIGNTTCKEFGDLIDQIDKVESEADKIKRSIRNHLPHSMFMSVDKTLFFNYTRSQDNILDNAQEALQWLAMRKVSIPENYQKDLIILLSEVNDTTMRLGPALKSTIGLHNGTSLDRESTKRKIRKVRKHYAKAVELRKDLTRKIYNSDMDFKDIYQLMHFVDCLSEMAHEAEGCADILRAMLSR